In the Microcaecilia unicolor unplaced genomic scaffold, aMicUni1.1, whole genome shotgun sequence genome, one interval contains:
- the LOC115459192 gene encoding oocyte zinc finger protein XlCOF6-like: protein MKDNYETLISLGYGRISPDILSRIKQEEDPPESRERKVTHSDTGYDGKSLDILSRIKQEEETYVQDPQETREREVTNSDAVNEAIQKLKQEQNHEETPVEMEQIPGQSKNVCENIFQGIERRHTRNHQQELEKKQRDPAGETPCGITESERSDGELINIPEHQRHLRTKSPFQDSNSDPEPSKLPQDERTENESFQCDSCGTIFNMNDHFLLDKRTDSRERSFSCSQCEKSFRQKINLKLNQRIHAEFKPFSCNENSKGFCHQESLITHQKTHTGNMKHIGKKHFTCTECNKSFTNSSYLKVHQIIHSGRTPFTYTKGGKSFSLSSILKRNQVIHSGQKPFFCSESSKGFSEASQLKRHQMIHSGKKPFTCTECNKSFTSSSYLKTHQMIHSGKKPFTCTECNKSFSSSSYLKAHQMIHSGKNPITCTECNKSFTSSSYLKTHQMIHSGKKPFTCTECNKSFTRSSYLKIHQMIHSGKKPFTCTECNKSFSWSSYLKTHQMIHSGKKPFTCTECNKSFTDSSYLKTHQMIHSGKKPFTCSECNKSFTRSSTLKIHQNIHSGKKSFTCTECNKSFTWSSALKIHQNIHSGKKPFTCTECNKSFTRSSHLKIHQMSHSGKKPFTCSECNKSFTTSSCLKIHQNIHSGKKPFTCTECNKNFASSSYLKIHQMSHSGKKPFTCSECNKSFTRSSRLKIHQNIHSGKKPFPCTECDKKFTSSSYLKIHQKSHSGKKPFPCVQCPKTFIQLGHLKKHQLIHHT from the exons GCTATGACGGGAAAAGTCTTGATATATTATCAAGGATTAAACAAGAAGAAGAGACATATGTCCAGGATCCCCAGGagacaagagagagagaagttaCTAACTCAGACGCAG TTAATGAGGCTATACAGAAGCTCAAGCAAGAGCAAAATCACGAAGAAACTCCTGTCGAAATGGAACAAATACCAGGACAGTCAAAAAATGTCTGTGAGAATATTTTCCAAGGGATCGAGAGGAGACACACAAGGAATCATCAGCAGGAGTTGGAGAAGAAGCAGAGAGACCCTGCCGGAGAAACACCTTGTGGAATTACTGAGAGTGAGAGAAGTGACGGGGAACTCATAAACATTCCTGAGCACCAGAGACACTTGAGAACAAAGAGTCCCTTCCAAGATAGTAACAGTGATCCAGAACCTTCTAAACTCCCCCAAGATGAGAGGACAGAGAACGAATCCTTTCAGTGTGACAGCTGTGGAACAATCTTCAATATGAATGATCATTTCTTATTGGATAAGAGAACTGACAGTAGGGAGAGATCTTTTTCATGTTCTCAGTGTGAAAAGAGTTTCAGACAGAAGATAAATTTGAAATTAAACCAGAGAATTCATGCTGAATTTAAACCATTTTCATGTAATGAAAATAGCAAAGGTTTTTGTCATCAGGAATCATTAATTACACACCAAAAGACACATACTGGAAACATGAAGCACATAGGAAAGAAAcattttacatgtactgagtgtaataagagTTTCACTAATTCATCATATCTGAAAGTGCACCAGATCATCCATAGCGGAAGGACACCCTTTACATATACCAAGGGTGGTAAAAGTTTTAGTTTATCCTCAATTCTGAAAAGGAACCAAGTAATCCACAGTGGACAGAAACCTTTTTTTTGTAGTGAGAGTAGTAAAGGTTTCAGTGAGGCTTCACAGCTGAAGaggcatcaaatgatccacagtggaaagaaaccttttacatgcactgaatgtaataaaagtttcacttcttcatcatacctgaaaactcatcaaatgatccacagtggaaagaaaccttttacatgtactgagtgtaataaaagtttctcttCTTCATCATACCTGAAagctcatcaaatgatccacagtggcaAGAATCCtattacatgcactgagtgtaataaaagtttcacttcttcatcatacctgaaaactcatcaaatgatccatagtggaaagaaaccttttacatgcactgaatgtaataaaagtttcactcgtTCATCATACTTGAAaattcatcaaatgatccacagtggaaagaaaccttttacatgcactgaatgtaataaaagtttcagttGGTCATCatacctgaaaactcatcaaatgatccacagtggaaagaaaccttttacatgcactgagtgcaATAAAAGTTTCACTGATTCATCATacttgaaaactcatcaaatgatccacagtggaaagaaaccttttacatgctctgagtgtaataaaagtttcaccagGTCATCAACTCTGAAAATACACCAAAAcattcacagtggaaagaaatcttttacatgcactgagtgtaataaaagttttaccTGGTCTTCAGCTCTGAAAATACACCAAAAcattcacagtggaaagaaaccttttacatgcactgagtgtaataaaagtttcactcgtTCATCACACTTGAAAATTCATCAAAtgagccacagtggaaagaaaccttttacatgctctgagtgtaataaaagtttcaccaCATCATCATGCCTGAAAATACATCAAAAcattcacagtggaaagaaaccttttacgtgcactgagtgtaataaaaattTTGCTTCTTCATCGTACCTGAAAATTCATCAAAtgagccacagtggaaagaaaccttttacgtgctctgagtgtaataaaagtttcaccagGTCATCACGCCTGAAAATACACCAAAACATTCACAGTGGAAAAAAACCTTTTCCATGCACTGAGTGTGATAAAAAGTTTACTTCTTCATCGTACCTGAAAATTCATCAAAAgagccacagtggaaagaaaccttttccatGTGTTCAATGTCCTAAAACTTTCATTCAGCTAGGACATCTAAAAAAACATCAGCTGATCCATCatacctga